A window from Plasmodium gaboni strain SY75 chromosome 9, whole genome shotgun sequence encodes these proteins:
- a CDS encoding putative subpellicular microtubule protein 1, with product MEVITEKPKVQFNFYDEQNNSYNKSTDYPEFSKDCNIDYQPYLYTNRKFPLDKNSEQRRQESPSRKPGLCVDEICTCGFHRCPRIIKSLPFEGESNYRSEFGPKPLPELPPQIYMKPPKSLPFEGESNYRSEFGPKPLPELPPQIYMKPPKSLPFEGETNYRSEFGIKPLPELSPRVETKLVKSLPFEGESHYRSDFGPKPLPELPPQIYIKPPKSLPFEGESNYRSEFGPKPLPELPPKIYMQPPKTLPFEGESNYRSEFGPKPLPELPQRIEMKLPKSLPFEGESNYRSEFGPKPLPELPPKIYMQPPKSLPFEGESNYRSEFGPKPLPELPPRHETKLVKQFPFEGESSYRTEYIRKVLPVCPVDLLPKYPTPTYPSQHVFWDRETKRWY from the coding sequence ATGGAAGTTATAACAGAAAAACCAAAAGTACAATTTAACTTTTATGATGAACAGAACAATAGCTATAATAAGAGTACTGACTATCCAGAATTCTCTAAGGATTGTAATATAGATTATCAACCTTATCTTTATACAAATAGAAAATTTCCTTTAGATAAAAATAGTGAACAAAGAAGACAAGAATCTCCTAGTAGAAAACCAGGTTTATGTGTCGATGAAATATGTACGTGTGGATTTCATAGATGTCCTAGAATTATAAAATCGTTACCTTTTGAAGGAGAAAGTAATTATAGAAGCGAATTTGGGCCCAAGCCTTTACCTGAATTACCACCTCAGATTTACATGAAACCACCAAAATCGTTGCCTTTTGAAGGAGAAAGTAATTATAGAAGCGAATTTGGGCCCAAGCCTTTGCCTGAATTACCACCTCAGATTTATATGAAACCACCAAAATCGTTGCCTTTTGAGGGAGAAACTAATTATAGAAGCGAATTTGGTATAAAACCTTTGCCAGAATTATCACCAAGGGTAGAAACTAAATTAGTGAAATCATTACCTTTTGAAGGTGAAAGTCATTATAGAAGTGATTTCGGTCCAAAACCTTTACCAGAATTACCACCTCagatttatataaaaccACCAAAATCATTGCCTTTTGAAGGAGAGTCTAATTACAGAAGTGAATTTGGGCCTAAACCTTTGCCTGAATTACCAccaaaaatatatatgcaaCCACCGAAAACATTACCCTTTGAAGGAGAAAGTAATTATAGGAGTGAGTTTGGACCTAAGCCTTTACCAGAATTACCCCAAAGAATTGAAATGAAACTTCCAAAATCGTTACCCTTCGAAGGTGAGAGTAATTATCGTAGCGAATTCGGGCCCAAACCGCTGCCTGAATTGCCAccaaaaatatatatgcaaCCACCAAAATCATTACCCTTTGAAGGAGAAAGTAATTATAGGAGTGAATTCGGTCCTAAACCGTTACCTGAATTACCACCAAGACATGAAACTAAATTAGTGAAACAATTTCCTTTTGAAGGAGAAAGCAGTTATAGAACAGAATATATACGAAAGGTTCTTCCTGTTTGTCCAGTGGATTTATTACCTAAATATCCTACACCTACATATCCATCTCAACATGTATTTTGGGATAGAGAAACAAAAAGGTGGTactaa
- a CDS encoding hypothetical protein (conserved Plasmodium protein, unknown function) — translation MFRDLSFYVLTIILFFFNMTKWIGIDGNLNISNDKIENTYISIDKNNINEFINVKENEFFFNMNCKTSRMFNNMKNYMINKVYTSLESFRSENVTSSDIETIEDIIERTWDRENKEFIFTTKRLIKQYTDNNLFILQVGLNSVAPLILDKPENGIFIEEDIEICKNYFLHKPNKCFLYLEGVEFYCKKKTTNNDNHNDSSNLLKTKKREDIFDTLDLISKIYQNKNNEVIDILIVNHKYPVALLYYIYPYLDSSTLVILMDNLNHQMKTAIFEYYDFIGEADFSKGFEKKFFNLYKSEQKKKKKEQNNNNIKKVDNQKNDNLHSDHNTTNNGDMKQNENYHILNKNYDDKTKKYEANENLYIYNKMKQSPFYVITLNPKSIMNPPQNRYKLYISNEYTSSYQTQINIMIKDIEKLLKLNKKFYEQHKVLVTNYFAVINEYEFDDNNIVKSNVTNTLTSILTSFAHTGDINPNNYQYALENLKNIFSTMLYTIYERSKFKALFNPLMDFFKLYLNKDDPNYIIYQFLIYGLIKNSREIESYELKEIFFLDVLRDVSKQINKMSITEVVLLVTKLNILLKKIRSREDITHIKDYAKKHINIDYTNNEL, via the exons ATGTTTCGTGATCTAAgtttttatgttttaacaataattttgtttttttttaatatgacAAAATGGATTGGGATCGATGGgaatttaaatatatcaaacGATAAAATTG agAACACTTACATATCtattgataaaaataatataaatgaatttatTAATGTCAAAGAAAACgaatttttctttaatatgAATTGTAAGACATCAAGGATGTTCAACAATATGAAGAACTACATGATAAACAAAGTATACACATCGTTAG AAAGCTTTAGGTCTGAAAATGTGACATCCTCCGATATTGAAACTATAGAAGACATCATAGAAAGAACGTGGGATagagaaaataaagaatttatttttacaacAAAAAGGTTAATTAAACAATACAcagataataatttattcattttacAAGTTGGATTGAATAGTGTAGCTCCTTTAATTCTTGATAAACCCGAAAATGGTATATTTATTGAAGAAGATATAgaaatatgtaaaaattattttctacATAAACCCAATAAATGCTTTCTATATTTAGAAGGAGTAGAATTTtattgtaaaaaaaaaacaacCAATAACGATAATCATAATGATTCATCTAATCtattaaaaacaaaaaagaGAGAAGATATTTTTGATACTCTTGATTTaatttcaaaaatatatcaaaataaaaataacgAAGTAATAGATATTCTTATTGTTAATCATAAATATCCAGTTGCATTACTTTATTACATTTATCCTTATTTAGATTCATCTACTCTTGTTATATTAATGGATAATTTAAACCATCAAATGAAAACAGCAATATTCGAATACTACGATTTTATTGGAGAAGCTGATTTTTCAAAAGGTTTTGAGAAGAAATTCTTTAATCTGTACAAATcagaacaaaaaaaaaaaaaaaaagaacaaaataataacaatattaaaaaagtagataatcaaaaaaatgataatcTACATAGTGACCATAATACTACAAATAATGGTGATATgaaacaaaatgaaaattatcatatattaaataaaaattatgatgataaaacAAAGAAATATGAAGCTAATGAaaatctatatatttataataaaatgaaacaATCACCTTTTTATGTAATTACATTAAATCCAAAGAGTATTATGAACCCTCCACAAAATCgttataaattatatatatccaaTGAATATACATCATCTTATCAAActcaaataaatattatgataaaagatatcgaaaaattattaaaattaaataaaaaattttatgaaCAACATAAAGTTTTAGTTACTAACTATTTTGCTGTTATAAACGAATATGAATTTGAcgataataatattgtcAAATCTAATGTTACAAATACATTAACTTCTATACTTACAAGCTTTGCACATACTGGTGATATTAATCCAAATAATTATCAATATGCATtagaaaatttaaaaaatattttctcAACTATGttatatactatatatGAACGTTCTAAATTTAAAGCCTTATTTAACCCTTTGATGGATTTTTTCAAActatatttaaataaagatgatccaaattatattatttatcaATTCCTTATATATGGACTCATAAAAAATTCCAGAGAAATAGAATCCTACGAATtgaaagaaatattttttcttgaTGTATTAAGAGATGTTTCTAAACAAATCAATAAAATGTCTATTACTGAAGTTGTTTTATTAGTAACcaaattaaatatattacttaaaaaaataagatCTAGAGAAGATATTACACATATTAAGGACTATGcaaaaaaacatattaaCATTGATTATACGAACAATGAATTATAG
- a CDS encoding putative exoribonuclease: MGVPTFYRWLVTRYPKIAKAVYETRDSDVYSRRTKYDENGEYFKVHDLNDYVNNTDELHCSDNINGYFDNMYLDMNGIIHLCSHSDNSKRAKSNEEIFLNVFLYVERLFDIVEPKKLLYMAIDGVAPKAKMNQQRSRRFKSISCSEIEKRAYLELKERFIAENKMVPEEATYWDSNVITPGTEFMHELSVALKYFIEHKITNDEKWKDVVVIFSDSNVCGEGEHKIFNFIKSQRAQPGYDPNTRHIIHGMDADLIMLSLASHEPYFYILREIIDLDPKSDEKEKPKKKDYVGMLKSYDDLHFCTRYVKTEKKLYNKYNDPNYANVTISKNSSLNYEYWNELQILDLTILREYLWKDLFFDTSFNMERCIDDFIFICFFCGNDFLPHLPSISIAGGSIDQLILLYQKVLPTLGDYLINEGSINLKSFTKYISFIAEVERETFVSQYDFKKKREKRELQQKDALKRPKCVDDPTDQVVQYLDKSNVNNKTNNAQQREIHTNKGANTMLANKSENMTTPAANIVSKKMLYESKIQSMQPMRNIKYKDKKGEKSINFLVRPVSNIEKSINNEQEEVQSLNSDMLQKSETLPNNNTLQDSDTLQNNNNNNDNNNDNSLFSNNDVFSNNDACSNNDTFSNTEVLPKDSYDENKKMDDINEFNLLLKEAIKKANECENPKEDVELGGDENPDIIRMKYYKSKFHLDDNDSIEDFIKDVVYKYVEGLAWVLAYYFQSCPMWHWYYPYYYAPLSSDLIVDNITFNFEKDEPLLPFEQLLCVLPANSSHCLPKMYKQLMLHKDSPIIDFYPHTFKEEENGKKFKYQWIILLPFVDKDRIIKHARPLHDTLNNDEKKRNRRGLNKIYVSSNHPLSKTIAKSIKNYLKEVKEKESIKNEDIENLNNDERNEVNMDDEENDEKKIIDKKNNNSNINNSENNNNNNNNNYNNTYDAYFKNMNLTIPITTNRNINLFGYLNCKDEESDVHILKKIFKFSSNFSSTCNSAFYLQPEFEKHSSALLKNHIRPKNVLNVLDINNEERKLRFNAPAAKRMILNSLSNNHPQIYSFSKYNQSRNQEMNHHYHNPNHYSNDPRLNNAYHYNNKVRDNMQNYNNSANYNYTKTPKNYNYHHNQNFQDQNYNNNFPNLSHKNNNMYQMPKKNVTYSHDHKKDVTYNNYNNSRNTYNKDNTNYDSPYNVSYNSHYNNNNNYMKHKNDSKAFSNNNLYNNNNNPTNSYHHNNYKNYNNNYHNYHNEGNYYKKDPYHNNSTNNNNTTGTNKKNNYYNNRSMPYKDK; this comes from the coding sequence ATGGGAGTACCCACCTTTTACAGATGGCTAGTTACAAGGTATCCAAAAATAGCCAAAGCAGTTTATGAGACCAGAGATAGTGATGTATATTCAAGAAGAACAAAATATGATGAGAATGGAGAATATTTTAAAGTACACGATTTAAATGATTATGTTAATAATACAGATGAATTACATTGTTCAGATAATATCAATGGatattttgataatatgtatttagATATGAATGgaattattcatttatgTTCTCATAGTGATAATAGTAAAAGAGCAAAAAGtaatgaagaaatatttctgaatgtttttttatatgtagAAAGATTATTTGATATTGTTGAACCAAAGAAACTTCTTTATATGGCCATTGATGGTGTTGCACCTAAAGCAAAAATGAACCAACAAAGAAGTAGAAGATTTAAATCTATATCATGTTCAGAAATAGAAAAGAGAGCATATTTAGAATTAAAAGAACGATTTATAGCTGAAAATAAAATGGTACCTGAGGAAGCAACCTATTGGGATAGTAATGTTATAACACCAGGTACTGAATTTATGCATGAGTTATCTGTTgctttaaaatattttattgaaCACAAAATTAcaaatgatgaaaaatGGAAAGATGTTGTTGTTATATTTTCTGATTCTAATGTATGTGGTGAAGGAgaacataaaatatttaattttataaaatcGCAAAGAGCACAACCAGGTTATGATCCAAATACTAGACATATAATACACGGTATGGATGCTGATTTAATTATGCTTTCCTTAGCTAGTCATGAaccatatttttatatattaagagAAATTATAGATTTAGATCCAAAATCtgatgaaaaagaaaaacccaaaaaaaaagattatGTAGGTATGCTTAAAAGTTATGATGATTTACATTTCTGTACTAGATATGTTaaaacagaaaaaaaattatataataaatataatgatcCAAATTATGCTAATGTTACTATTAGTAAGAATTCATCACTGAATTATGAATATTGGAATGAATTACAAATTCTTGATCTAACCATATTAAGAGAATATTTATGGAAAGATCTATTTTTTGATACAAGTTTTAATATGGAAAGATGTATAGatgattttatatttatttgttttttttgtgGAAATGATTTCTTACCTCATCTACCATCTATTTCTATAGCAGGAGGGAGTATAGATCAGctaatattattatatcaaaaGGTCTTACCAACATTAGGAgattatttaattaatgAGGGTTcaattaatttaaaatcttttacaaaatatatatctttcATAGCTGAGGTGGAGAGAGAAACATTTGTTTCTCAATATGATTTTAAGAAGAAAAGAGAAAAAAGAGAATTACAACAAAAGGATGCATTAAAAAGACCCAAATGTGTAGATGATCCAACAGATCAGGTAGTACAGTATTTAGATAAATCAAATGTAAACAACAAGACAAATAATGCTCAACAAAGAGAAATTCATACTAATAAAGGAGCTAATACTATGTTAGCCAATAAATCGGAAAATATGACAACTCCTGCGGCTAATATTgtttcaaaaaaaatgttatatgAAAGTAAAATTCAAAGCATGCAACCTATgagaaatattaaatataaagataagAAAGGTGAAAAAAgtattaattttttagTTCGTCCTGTATCAAATATTGAGAAAtctataaataatgaacaAGAGGAAGTTCAATCATTGAATAGTGATATGTTGCAAAAAAGTGAAACACTAcctaataataatacattaCAAGATAGTGATACCctacaaaataataacaataataatgataataataatgataatagtttattttctaataacgatgtattttcaaataatgATGCATGTTCTAATAATGACACATTTTCTAATACTGAGGTATTACCAAAAGATTcatatgatgaaaataaaaaaatggatGATATTAACGAATtcaatttattattaaaagaagCTATTAAAAAAGCTAACGAATGTGAAAATCCCAAAGAAGATGTAGAATTAGGAGGAGATGAAAATCCAGATATTATAAgaatgaaatattataaatcTAAATTTCATTTAGATGATAATGATTCTATAGAAGATTTTATTAAAGATGTtgtttataaatatgttgAAGGATTAGCTTGGGTTCTAgcatattattttcaatcATGTCCTATGTGGCATTGGTattatccatattattatgcACCATTGTCATCAGATTTAATTGTTGATAATATAACTTTTAATTTTGAAAAAGATGAACCATTATTACCATTCGAACAATTGTTATGTGTCTTACCAGCTAATTCAAGCCATTGCTTACCAAAAATGTATAAACAATTAATGCTACATAAAGATTCACCAATTATTGATTTTTATCCTCATACATttaaagaagaagaaaatgggaaaaaatttaaatacCAGTGGATTATATTACTTCCATTTGTAGATAAGGACAGAATTATTAAACACGCAAGACCTTTACATGATACcttaaataatgatgaaaaaaaaagaaatagaAGAGGtcttaataaaatatatgttagTTCAAATCACCCATTATCCAAAACAATAGCAAAAtctattaaaaattatttaaaagaagttaaagaaaaggaatccataaaaaatgaagatattgaaaatttaaataatgatgaacGAAATGAAGTTAACATggatgatgaagaaaatgatgaaaagaagataatcgacaaaaaaaataacaatagCAACATTAACAACAgtgaaaataataataataataataataataattataacaatACCTATGATGcttattttaaaaatatgaatcTAACCATTCCAATAACCACAAACAGAAATATTAATCTCTTTGGGTATTTAAATTGTAAAGACGAAGAAAGTGATGTACATatacttaaaaaaatatttaaattcTCATCGAACTTTTCATCAACTTGTAATAGTGCTTTCTATTTACAACCAGAATTTGAAAAACATTCATCAGCACTCTTGAAAAATCATATTAGACCcaaaaatgttttaaatGTACTAGATATAAATAACGAAGAAAGAAAATTAAGATTTAACGCACCAGCAGCTAAAAGAATGATTTTAAATAGTTTAAGCAATAATCATCcacaaatatattctttttctaAATATAATCAATCAAGAAATCAAGAAATGaatcatcattatcataATCCTAATCATTATTCAAATGATCCTAGGTTAAATAATGCCTAccattataataataaagtaAGAGATAATATGCagaattataataatagtgcaaattataattatacaaAGACACctaaaaattataattatcatcataatcAAAATTTCCAAGatcaaaattataataataatttccCGAACTTGtcacataaaaataataatatgtatcaaatgccaaaaaaaaatgtcACATATTCACATGACCATAAAAAAGATGTAacttataataattataataattctaggaatacatataataaagataatacAAATTACGACTCCCCATATAACGTATCATACAATTCgcattataataataataataattatatgaagCATAAAAATGATTCAAAGGCTTTctcaaataataatttatataataataataataatccCACTAATAgttatcatcataataattataaaaactataataataattatcataattatcaCAACGAAggaaattattataaaaaggatCCCTACCATAATAACAGCAccaataataataacacAACTGGAAcgaataaaaaaaataactACTATAATAATAGATCAATGCCTTATAAGGATAAGtaa